The following are encoded in a window of Terriglobales bacterium genomic DNA:
- a CDS encoding type II toxin-antitoxin system prevent-host-death family antitoxin produces MYTVHQAKTNLSKLLEEAESGKEVVIARGKTPVAKLVAIGTTKRKRTPGRYRHLIKIHPSFYEPMTRDELKEWGIE; encoded by the coding sequence ATGTACACCGTACACCAGGCAAAGACGAATCTTTCAAAGTTGCTGGAGGAGGCCGAGAGCGGAAAGGAAGTCGTGATTGCGCGTGGCAAAACACCGGTGGCGAAGCTGGTCGCGATCGGTACAACAAAAAGGAAGCGCACTCCCGGTAGATACAGGCACTTGATCAAGATTCATCCTTCGTTCTACGAGCCGATGACCAGGGACGAGCTTAAGGAGTGGGGCATCGAGTGA
- a CDS encoding ABC transporter ATP-binding protein: MATAAIAQTKPKPPALQQLKGALPEIWALIRPRRALLGIGLLLMAINRVAGLVLPASTKFLIDDVIVKRHVFRLQQIVIAVIAATIVQGITSFALTQLLSKAAQRLIADMRRQIQEHVGRLPIAYYDSTKTGTMVTRILADVEGVRNLIGTGLVDFLGGLLTAVLAFIVLIRISVTMTTIAFVCIAIFSLALKKAFGTIRPIFRERSKIYAEVSGRLTESLGGVRVIKGYHAEDREHAVFTTGVTRLLNNVLRTLTATSVMSLSSTVLLGIVGAAVMYLGARQILAGTLTVGGFFMYTMFMGFLIAPMLQVVAIGTQITEALAGLERTREVLSESPEDVDTQRTIILAEIIGNIEFQNVSFSYDQSKEVLHNISFQSSPGTVTALVGPSGSGKSTIIGLLSAFYKPQRGRILVDEVDLSHVRLDSYRTKLGVVLQESFLFDGTIRENVAFSRPEASEEEILRACRIARVDEFAERFEKGYETIVGERGVKLSGGQRQRISIARAILADPRILILDEATSSLDSESEALIQEGLSFLMRGRTTFVIAHRLSTIRRADQILVIESGNLIERGTHEELYERGGRYFELYTKQHGLEKNLFLAPGEGDAVEEAAESQARGARIPDSVDILRGNVS, encoded by the coding sequence ATGGCCACTGCTGCCATCGCTCAAACCAAACCCAAGCCTCCAGCACTCCAGCAACTCAAGGGCGCTTTACCTGAAATCTGGGCTCTCATTCGCCCGCGGAGGGCTCTTCTTGGCATCGGCCTGCTGCTGATGGCGATCAACCGTGTTGCTGGATTGGTGCTTCCCGCTTCCACCAAGTTTCTGATCGATGATGTGATCGTGAAGAGGCATGTGTTCCGTCTTCAGCAGATCGTGATCGCGGTGATTGCCGCGACCATCGTCCAGGGCATTACGTCGTTCGCGCTCACGCAGTTGCTGTCGAAGGCAGCACAGCGGCTGATCGCCGATATGCGGCGGCAGATTCAGGAGCATGTTGGGCGACTCCCGATTGCTTACTACGATTCGACCAAAACGGGAACCATGGTTACGCGCATCCTTGCCGATGTTGAAGGCGTGCGCAACCTGATCGGGACTGGACTCGTGGACTTTCTCGGGGGATTGCTGACGGCCGTTCTTGCGTTCATCGTCCTCATACGGATCAGCGTCACGATGACGACGATCGCGTTCGTCTGCATTGCGATCTTCTCGCTGGCGCTGAAGAAGGCATTCGGAACCATTCGTCCGATCTTTCGCGAGCGCAGCAAGATCTATGCCGAGGTGAGTGGACGCCTCACCGAGTCCCTCGGCGGCGTGCGCGTGATCAAGGGTTATCACGCCGAGGACCGTGAACATGCAGTGTTCACGACCGGAGTTACCCGTCTTCTCAACAATGTCCTGCGAACTCTAACCGCGACTTCAGTGATGAGCCTCTCATCAACCGTGCTGCTAGGAATCGTCGGCGCCGCGGTGATGTACCTCGGCGCACGGCAGATCCTGGCGGGAACGCTGACTGTCGGCGGCTTTTTCATGTACACCATGTTTATGGGCTTTTTAATCGCGCCCATGCTGCAAGTAGTGGCGATCGGGACGCAGATCACCGAGGCGCTGGCCGGCTTGGAACGTACACGCGAAGTCCTGAGCGAGAGTCCCGAGGACGTCGATACGCAGCGCACGATCATTCTGGCCGAGATCATTGGCAACATTGAGTTTCAGAACGTCAGTTTTTCCTACGATCAGAGCAAAGAAGTTCTGCACAACATATCGTTTCAGTCTTCCCCCGGAACTGTGACCGCCCTGGTGGGGCCTTCAGGCTCGGGGAAATCCACGATCATCGGCCTGCTCTCGGCGTTCTACAAGCCGCAGAGGGGACGCATCCTCGTGGATGAGGTTGATCTTAGCCATGTGCGCCTCGATTCCTACCGCACGAAGCTTGGCGTCGTGTTGCAGGAGTCGTTTTTGTTCGATGGAACCATTCGCGAGAACGTGGCCTTTTCGCGCCCGGAGGCGAGCGAAGAAGAGATTCTGCGCGCTTGTCGCATCGCGCGTGTCGACGAATTTGCGGAACGTTTTGAGAAGGGCTATGAAACCATAGTCGGAGAGCGAGGAGTCAAGCTCTCCGGCGGACAGCGCCAGCGAATCTCAATCGCGCGTGCGATTCTGGCCGATCCGCGAATTTTGATTCTCGACGAAGCCACCTCGAGTCTCGACTCAGAATCGGAAGCTCTTATTCAGGAAGGTCTGTCTTTCCTGATGCGTGGCCGAACAACCTTCGTCATCGCGCACCGGCTCAGCACGATTCGTCGCGCGGATCAGATTCTCGTAATCGAAAGCGGGAATCTCATCGAACGAGGCACCCACGAAGAACTCTACGAGCGCGGCGGCCGCTACTTCGAGCTGTATACGAAGCAGCACGGTCTGGAGAAGAATTTGTTTCTCGCGCCCGGTGAAGGAGACGCCGTGGAAGAAGCCGCGGAATCCCAGGCGCGCGGAGCTCGCATTCCCGATTCGGTAGATATTTTGCGCGGGAACGTGAGCTAG